In a single window of the Balaenoptera acutorostrata chromosome 3, mBalAcu1.1, whole genome shotgun sequence genome:
- the LOC103013465 gene encoding neuronal vesicle trafficking-associated protein 1-like, whose product MVKLGNNFAEKGTKQPLLEDGFDTIPLMTPLDVNQLQFPPLNKVVVKTKTEYEPDRKKGKARPPKIAEFTVSITEGVTERFKNMQCIPEGLESYYAEQDSNAREKFYTVINHYNLAKQNITRSVWPWMSVLSEEKLSEQKTEAAEKSA is encoded by the coding sequence ATGGTGAAGTTGGGGAACAATTTCGCGGAGAAGGGCACCAAGCAGCCGCTGCTGGAGGATGGCTTCGACACCATCCCCCTGATGACGCCCCTTGATGTCAATCAACTGCAGTTCCCGCCCCTGAATAAGGTGGTCGTGAAAACTAAGACTGAATATGAACCTGACCGCAAGAAAGGCAAAGCACGTCCTCCCAAGATAGCTGAGTTCACCGTCAGCATCACCGAGGGTGTTACCGAGAGGTTCAAGAACATGCAGTGCATCCCAGAAGGCTTGGAGAGCTACTATGCAGAGCAAGACTCCAACGCCCGGGAGAAATTTTACACCGTCATCAACCACTACAACCTGGCCAAGCAGAACATCACCCGCTCGGTGTGGCCGTGGATGTCAGTTCTGTCGGAGGAGAAGCTCTCAGAGCAGAAGACTGAGGCTGCTGAGAAATCCGCTTAG